The DNA region GATTTTTTGCGACCGAGTCCCGCACCGCCTTCTCCGTCATCCTGACGATGCGAGCAACGCGAGCTGAGGAAGGATCTCGGACAGCTTCGCGCCAGCGAAGCCGGTACCGGTTCTTCGTTGCCTGTACGGATTGAATTCAACTCGGCTCCAGGGATGAACTATTCAGCCTGCCCGCGGCGGATTCGGCCTGCTATGCGTACGCTATGGTCAACCACCAGGAAACCACACGCTCGCGTCGGCGCCTTTTTCTTAACATTGGCTACCCGTGCCCACGCGTAATTTTGACGGAACAAAGCTAGCCCTTGGGGTGTATCCGCCACTAGACCACAAGTAATGGTATAAATTGCGCTTCCCAGCCAAATCGACCCTGCGGAATTGCGCAGGAAATAGGCGACAGAGAAGACGAAAATCCGGGGATTCTTCGCCGCTGCGCCGCTCTACGCGACCCGGCGCATCAGCTCGAGGATGTCGTAGCCGGTGATCTCGCGGCTCTTCGCCGACCACTCGCGAAGCTCCGTGTCCGACACCATCCCGGCCTGCGCCCCCTTGGCCAGGTCCATCAGCCCGATTTTGATCGTCGCCTCGTCAATCATCTCGCCCGATTTGGGATCGGCCATCGAGCCGCCCCCCTTCTCGTGGTAGAGCTTGATCACGCGGCGCGCCTCCTCGACCTGCTCGCGGCTGGGCGTGTAGCACGCGTTGGCGATCTCCGCCTGCTGCGGATGTATCACCCAGGTGCCGTCCATCCCGAGGTTCGCGGCGCCGACGTTCTTCTCGCGCAGCGCCGTCTGTAGTTGCTCGACCCGCTCGGGTGAATCCGTGTTGCGCCACAGCCGCAGATAGACGTTGTCGATCGCGTGCAGCCCGGCGGCCTTGGCCGCGACCACCACCGCCTGCTTCGAGTAGTGAAAGTTCTGATTCTGATTCTCGACGATCTCGCGGATGCCCAGATTTGCGGCGTAGTCCGCGATGCCGAACACCAGCCCGCACATCCGATCCGATGCGGTCGCGATCTCGTACGCCTTGATCAGCGCGTGCGGCGTCTCGATCAGCGACTCGATCTGAAGCCGGTAGTTCCATCCGCCGCGCTTTTCGAGATCGTCGAGCAGCTTCGACACTTCGCGAATTTCCTCGGGCCCGCGCGTCTTCGGCAGCATGATGCCGTGGAAGCGATTGGGCGCGCCGAGCACGACGGCCTCCATGTCGCCCTTGAAGAACTTCGAATGGATATTGTTGGGCCGCACCGTGACGACCTTCTTGCCGAAGTCCAGCCGGTTGAGCGCCTCGACCATCACTTTGTGGCTCTTGTCGCCCTTGAACTCATACGGGCACGCGTCTTCGAAGTCCGCCATCACGTGATCGACCGGCGCTTTCACCGCGTCGGCGGCGGTGACATGCAGCTTCATGTTGTGACCCGGATAGGTCAGCTCGGTGCGTGGAATTACGAAACGTGCGCCTTTATCCAATACGTACATCGATTGATTCTCTCCCGGAGAATTTCACCTCGGCCGCTCAGGGGTGAAGGTAGTGCAGCTTGCGCTTGATCAATACGGTGCGCTCGATTTCGACGACCACGGTGCCGTCGGGTTTCTTGCCAATCAGTTTGAACTTCACCAGTCCCGCGTCGGGCCGCTCCGCATCGCGCTTCTCCAGCACGGTCGATTCGGCGTAAATCGTGTCGCCATGAAAGACCGGGTTGGTATGCTTGCCGTTGTCCATCTCGACTTCGGCGATCGCGTTCTCGCTGGTGTCTTCCGACGCCAGGCCGACCGTGAACGCCAGCACCACGCCGCCGTACACCAGCAGCTTGCCGCCGACGTAGGCGCCCGGATTCTTGTCGATCAAATCCTGGTTGAAGTGCAGCTCGGCCGTGTTCATCACCAGCGAAGTGAAGATGTGATTATCAGCCTCAGTGATCGTGCGGCCGCGCTGATGGACCAGCGTGTCGCCGACCGTGAAATCCTCGAAGTAGCTGCCGTCGTTGGTGATGCTCATTGCGTCAGTTCTGCTCCATGATACGCCGGCCGATGACCTCGTACTGGATCTCGCTGGTGCCCTCGAAGATCGACAGCACCCGCGCGTCGCGCCAGAAGCGCTGCACCTCGAACTCCATCGAGTATCCGTAGCCGCCATGCACCTGCATCGCCTCGCGCGTGACCCGCTCGGCCATCTCGGCAGCAAACGCCTTGGCCAGTCCGGCCTCGTAGTCGCATCGCTTGCCGGTGTCTTTTTCGGCGGCGGCGAAGTAGCAAAGCTGCCGCGCGGCCTCGATCTCGACCGCCATGTGCGCCAGCTTGTGCCTGATCACCTGGAAGTCGCCGATCGGCTGGCCGAACTGCTTGCGGTCTTTCGCATACTTGACCGCGCATTCGAACGCCGCCTGCGCCACGCCCACGCCGCGCGCCGCGGTCTGGATTCGCGCCGCCTCGTAACTCGCCATCAATTGGTAGAAGCCCTGCCCTTCCCGGCCGCCAATCAGGTTCGCCGCCGGCGCGTAGGCGTCGTCGAACTGCAGCGCGTAACTGCGCATCCCATGGTAGCCGATGGTGGGAATCGGCGAGCCGGTCAAAGTCGGCGGCATGAAGTCGTCGCCCGGCTGCTTCTCGAACAGGATCAGCGACAGTCCCTTGTGCCGCTTCGACATGTCCGGGTCGGTGCGCGTCATCACGGTCAGCATGTGCGCGCGATTGGCAAACGTGCACCACATCTTCGCGCCCGTGATCAGATAACCGTCGCCCTGTTTGACCGCGCGCGTTTTGAAAGACGCCGTGTCGCTGCCCGAGTCAGGCTCGGTGAATGCGGCCGCGGTCATAAGCTCGCCGCGCGCGATCGGCGGCAGGAATTTCTTTTTCTGCTCGGGCGTGCCGTGGGCGCTGATCAGTGTGCCGGTGATGATGTTGCGCGTCATCACCGAGCCGACGCTGAGCCATCCGCGCGACAACTCCTCGGTGACGATCGCCATCGAGATGTAATCAAGGCCCATGCCGCCTTCTTCGGCGGGAAAGATCACGCCGAAGTAGCCGAGCTCGGCCATCTGCTTGAGGATGTGTTCGGGGATTTCCTTGTTCTGGCGATCGAGGTCGTTGGCGATCGGCTTGATCTCGGCCTCGACGAACTCGCGGACCGAGCGCCGGATAATTTCATGCTCAGGCGTGACCAGAGGCATCTTGCGCTTTGCTCCTAAGCCGGGTTGCGCTTGCGAATCAGCACCGGCCGCTCGTACTCGAGCACCTTTTCGCCGCGCTGGTTGTAGCCGGTGGTGCGGAACTTGACCACGCCGCGATCGGGCCGCGAAGTGTCGCGCTTGGAGAGCACCAGCGACTCGGAGGTAATCGTGTCGCCGGGATAAACCGTCTCCTGCCACTTCATTTTCTCGTAGCCGAGATGGGCGATCGCGCGTTCGCTCAGATCCTCGACCGAAAGCCCGAACACCACGTTCATCACCAGCATGTGATTGACGACCACGTTCTTGTAGCCGAGGCTCTGCGCATACTCGCGATTGAAGTAGCTCGGGTTGAAGTTCATGGTGACGCTGGAGAAGAAGCTGTTGTCGCCCTCGGTGATCGTGCGTCCCCAATGATGCTTGAAAAGATGGCCGACCTCGAAGTCCTCGAAGTAGTGGCCACGCTCGATTCTGCGCACTGCCATGTGAGTCGGTAAAGCTGCCTTCTTCCTGTGATCGTTGAATCGCGAAAAGTCCTGAAGCCGAGTCAGTTTTTTATGGAATTCACGGTTGTGCGTCAACCAACCCCCGCCGCGGCGATCGCTCCGTTCCCTAACCCGTGAAGGATAAGTATTGTCTTATCTGAGGCAAACGGGTAGCTAATTCCGGCGCGCGTTTTGACCGAAACCTCGAACCAGGACTTGGCAAGCCAGCCGGAGCCGCCGCCCGCCGCGGAGTATCGCCCCTGTAGTAAAAGATTGAAATGAGCCGTAAGGAAATCTACGAGATCGGCCAGGTGCCCCCAATCGGGCACGTGCCAAAACAAATGTACGCGCAGGTAATCCGCGCGGAGAGATTCGGCGACCCCAAGCACGCATTCAAGATCGAGAAGATCGCCGTGCCGGAAATCCGCGCCGACGAAGTGCTGATTTACGTGATGGCGGCGGGTGTGAATTTCAACAACGTGTGGGCGGCGCTCGGCTCGCCGCTCGACGTGATCGCCGCGCGCAAGAAAGCCAACTACGACCATTCGGATTTTCATATCGGCGGCAGCGACGCGTCGGGGATCGTCTATGCCGTCGGCCGCGACGTGCACAACGTCAAGGTCGGCGACCGCGTCGTGATTCATTGCGGCGTTTGGGACCGCAACTCGCCCGCGGTGCGGGGCGGCGACGATCCGATGTACGACCCGTCGTTCAAGATTTGGGGTTACGAAACCAACTGGGGAAGCTTCGCGCAGTTCGCGCGCGTGCAGGCGCATCAGTGCATGCCCAAGGCCAGGCATCTCACCTGGGAAGAAGCAGCGGGGCCGACCCTGGTGGGCGCAACCGCGTTCCGGATGCTGATGGGATGGCCGCCGCACGTCGTGCGCCGCGGCGACGTTGTCCTGATTTGGGGCGCGTCGGGCGGCCTGGGATGCATGGCGATTCAGATCGTCAAGGCCGAAGGCGGAATTCCAGTCGGCATCGTCGGCGACGATCGCAAAATCGATTACTGCGTCAGGCTCGGCGCCAAGGGCTGCATCAATCGGAAAAAACATCTGCATTGGGGCATGATGCCGCATTGGAAGGAAACCGCGGCGTACAACAAGTGGGCCGCGCAATGCCGCGGGTTTGGCAAAGCGATCTGGGACATCGTCGGCGAGCGGAAAAATCCGCGCATCGTATTCGAGCATCCCGGCGAAGACACCATTTCAACTTCCGTGTTCGTCTGCGACACGGGCGGAATGGTCGTGATCTGCGCCGGCACCACCGGCTACAACGCGGTGGTGGACCTGCGCTACTTGTGGATGCGGCAGAAGCGCCTGCAGGGCTCGCACTTCGCCAACGACGAGCAGGCCTACGCCTTCAATCAGCTCGTGCTCGACGGCAAGATCGATCCATGCGTCGCCAGGATCTACCGATTCGACGAGATCCCGGAATGCCACCAGGCGATGCATGAAAATCGCGCGCCCGAGGGCAAGATGGTGGCGCTGGTCGGCGCACCGACGCCCGGCCTGAAGGATCTCCCGGCGTAACGCGAAATCACCGGCGCGCTGTTCCGCGCGTCCGATCCTCGACTACAATCGGGACACGACGATGGTTTCGCTCGATTCGGTAAAACTCGAACTCGCCCGCCAGGTCGAAGGCGAAGTCCGCTTCGACGCCGGCACTCGCGCCGCCTACGCGACCGACGCATCGAACTATCGCCAGGTGCCGGTGGGCGTGGTGATTCCGCGACACGAAGGCGACGTGATCGCGGCGCTTTCGATCGCACGCGAAAACTCGATGCCGATTCTCGCGCGCGGCGGCGGAACCAGCCTCGCCGGCCAGGCGTGCAACGCCGCGCTGGTGCTCGATTTCTCGAAGTACATGAATCGAGTCATCGCGATCGACCCCGGCGCGCGCGTCGCACGGGTCGAACCCGGCGCGATCCAGAGCCATCTCAACGCCGCGCTGGCGCCGCACGGCCTGTTCTTCGCCCCCGATCCATCGACGAAAGATCGATGCACCGTCGGCGGCATGATTGGCAATAACTCATGCGGCGCGCATTCGGCGGCCTACGGCAAGACCGTCGATAACGTCGAGGCGCTGGAAGTCATCCTTTACGACGGAACGCAGCTTTCGTTGACCGGTCCGATTGCCGACGCGGAGCTTGGCGCGGTAATCGCGCGCGGCGGCCGCGAAGGCGAGCTTTACTCGGCCGTCCGCGAGCTTCGCGATCAATCCGCCGATTCCGTGCGCGCTCATTTCCCCAAGCTTCCGCGCCGCGTCTCGGGCTACAACCTCGACGAGCTGATGCCGGAGCGGGGCTTCAACCTTGCCCGCGCAATCGTTGGCTCGGAGGGTACGCTCGCCGCGATCATCCGCGCGACCATTCGAGCCGTGCCGCGCCCGAACCAGCTTGGGCTGGTCGTGCTCGGATTCGACGACATATTCATTGCGGCGGATCAAACGCCATGGCTGCTCGAGCATCGCCCCGAAGCGCTGGAAGGCTTCGATGAGAATCTTCCCGAGTTCGCGCGCATCAAGGCGATGCCGGGCGTGCGATTTCTGCCCGCCGGCCGCGCTTTTCTGCTCGTCGAGCTGGGCGGCGCGTCGCAAGACGAAGCGCGCGAGCGCGCGCAACGCGTGATCGCCCAGGCGCGCGGGCTGCGCGAATGCATCGGCGCCGCTTACCTTGCCGACGCGCGGGAGCAGGCCGCGGTCTGGCAGATTCGCGAGTCGGGGCTCGGCTCGAGCGCGTTCATCCCGGGCCGCCCGCGCAGTTGGCCGGGCGCCGAAGACTCCGCGGTGCCTCCCGCCAGGCTCGGCGCGTTTCTGCGCGGCTTCGATCGCATCCTCACCAGCCACAGCCTCAGAGTGGCGACCTACTACGGACATTTCGGCGAAGGATGCGTTCACGCGCGCGTCAATTTCGATTTGGCCAGCGCGCCCGGCATCGCGACGTTCCGCGCGGCGATGATCGAGCTCGGCGAACTCGTTGTGAATCTGGGAGGTTCGCTCTCGGGCGAGCACGGCGACGGGTTGGCGCGCTCCGAGTTGCTGCCGATGATGTTCCGGCCCGAGCTGATCGACGCGTTTCGCGATTTCAAGCGAATCTTCGATCCCGATTCGATGATGAATCCGGGCGTGATTGTCGATCCGCATCCGCTCGACTCGCACCTGAAGCTGGGCGCGAACTATCGGCCGCGCGAAATCGCCACGCACTTCAACTTCAGGGCCGAAGACGGACTGGCGGGTGCGGCGCTCAGATGCGTCGGAATCGGAAAATGCCGAAAGACCGAGGCGGGTACGATGTGCCCGTCGTACATGGCGACGCGCGAGGAAATCCATTCGACCCGCGGACGCGCGCGGATCCTGTTCGAGGCTTTGACCACCGACCTGTTGCCCGGGGGTTTCGCCGATCCGGCGCTGCGCGACGCGCTGGATTTGTGTCTGTCGTGCAAGGGATGCAGGAGCGAGTGTCCGTCGTCGGTGGATATGGCGGCGTACC from Candidatus Binatus sp. includes:
- a CDS encoding CoA ester lyase, with the protein product MYVLDKGARFVIPRTELTYPGHNMKLHVTAADAVKAPVDHVMADFEDACPYEFKGDKSHKVMVEALNRLDFGKKVVTVRPNNIHSKFFKGDMEAVVLGAPNRFHGIMLPKTRGPEEIREVSKLLDDLEKRGGWNYRLQIESLIETPHALIKAYEIATASDRMCGLVFGIADYAANLGIREIVENQNQNFHYSKQAVVVAAKAAGLHAIDNVYLRLWRNTDSPERVEQLQTALREKNVGAANLGMDGTWVIHPQQAEIANACYTPSREQVEEARRVIKLYHEKGGGSMADPKSGEMIDEATIKIGLMDLAKGAQAGMVSDTELREWSAKSREITGYDILELMRRVA
- a CDS encoding MaoC family dehydratase; its protein translation is MSITNDGSYFEDFTVGDTLVHQRGRTITEADNHIFTSLVMNTAELHFNQDLIDKNPGAYVGGKLLVYGGVVLAFTVGLASEDTSENAIAEVEMDNGKHTNPVFHGDTIYAESTVLEKRDAERPDAGLVKFKLIGKKPDGTVVVEIERTVLIKRKLHYLHP
- a CDS encoding FAD-binding and (Fe-S)-binding domain-containing protein is translated as MVSLDSVKLELARQVEGEVRFDAGTRAAYATDASNYRQVPVGVVIPRHEGDVIAALSIARENSMPILARGGGTSLAGQACNAALVLDFSKYMNRVIAIDPGARVARVEPGAIQSHLNAALAPHGLFFAPDPSTKDRCTVGGMIGNNSCGAHSAAYGKTVDNVEALEVILYDGTQLSLTGPIADAELGAVIARGGREGELYSAVRELRDQSADSVRAHFPKLPRRVSGYNLDELMPERGFNLARAIVGSEGTLAAIIRATIRAVPRPNQLGLVVLGFDDIFIAADQTPWLLEHRPEALEGFDENLPEFARIKAMPGVRFLPAGRAFLLVELGGASQDEARERAQRVIAQARGLRECIGAAYLADAREQAAVWQIRESGLGSSAFIPGRPRSWPGAEDSAVPPARLGAFLRGFDRILTSHSLRVATYYGHFGEGCVHARVNFDLASAPGIATFRAAMIELGELVVNLGGSLSGEHGDGLARSELLPMMFRPELIDAFRDFKRIFDPDSMMNPGVIVDPHPLDSHLKLGANYRPREIATHFNFRAEDGLAGAALRCVGIGKCRKTEAGTMCPSYMATREEIHSTRGRARILFEALTTDLLPGGFADPALRDALDLCLSCKGCRSECPSSVDMAAYRAEFFFNYYRSHRRPLSSAFFGKLHEVARLVSYAPSIANALAHAPIAGSVVKKALAIHPDRELPRFARRTFRSWFERRAAPRPGGREVVLFPDTFNNFFEPHVAIAAVEVLERAGFRVIIPRHQLCCGRPLYDQGMLEQAKARLSDVMAALDPFVAVGIPIVGLEPSCILTFRDELPSLFPDDARANALASNALLLDELLVREGDNFAPPELRRRTIVQGHCHQKAIAGIGDEVTLLSRAAGAQLEVLDAGCCGMAGAFGYDREHFEVSKAIGARVLIPAIEKAPPEAIIVADGFSCRSQIRHFCPSRRPMHLAEVLNLTAGEQE
- a CDS encoding MaoC family dehydratase, producing MAVRRIERGHYFEDFEVGHLFKHHWGRTITEGDNSFFSSVTMNFNPSYFNREYAQSLGYKNVVVNHMLVMNVVFGLSVEDLSERAIAHLGYEKMKWQETVYPGDTITSESLVLSKRDTSRPDRGVVKFRTTGYNQRGEKVLEYERPVLIRKRNPA
- the ccrA gene encoding crotonyl-CoA carboxylase/reductase, which gives rise to MSRKEIYEIGQVPPIGHVPKQMYAQVIRAERFGDPKHAFKIEKIAVPEIRADEVLIYVMAAGVNFNNVWAALGSPLDVIAARKKANYDHSDFHIGGSDASGIVYAVGRDVHNVKVGDRVVIHCGVWDRNSPAVRGGDDPMYDPSFKIWGYETNWGSFAQFARVQAHQCMPKARHLTWEEAAGPTLVGATAFRMLMGWPPHVVRRGDVVLIWGASGGLGCMAIQIVKAEGGIPVGIVGDDRKIDYCVRLGAKGCINRKKHLHWGMMPHWKETAAYNKWAAQCRGFGKAIWDIVGERKNPRIVFEHPGEDTISTSVFVCDTGGMVVICAGTTGYNAVVDLRYLWMRQKRLQGSHFANDEQAYAFNQLVLDGKIDPCVARIYRFDEIPECHQAMHENRAPEGKMVALVGAPTPGLKDLPA
- a CDS encoding acyl-CoA dehydrogenase family protein, encoding MPLVTPEHEIIRRSVREFVEAEIKPIANDLDRQNKEIPEHILKQMAELGYFGVIFPAEEGGMGLDYISMAIVTEELSRGWLSVGSVMTRNIITGTLISAHGTPEQKKKFLPPIARGELMTAAAFTEPDSGSDTASFKTRAVKQGDGYLITGAKMWCTFANRAHMLTVMTRTDPDMSKRHKGLSLILFEKQPGDDFMPPTLTGSPIPTIGYHGMRSYALQFDDAYAPAANLIGGREGQGFYQLMASYEAARIQTAARGVGVAQAAFECAVKYAKDRKQFGQPIGDFQVIRHKLAHMAVEIEAARQLCYFAAAEKDTGKRCDYEAGLAKAFAAEMAERVTREAMQVHGGYGYSMEFEVQRFWRDARVLSIFEGTSEIQYEVIGRRIMEQN